The genomic window AATGATGCTGCTGTGGCTTTAGCTGAATACATAAGTGGAAGCGAAACAGCTTTTGTAAAGAAAATGAATGAAAGAGCTAAAGAATTAGGAATGAAAGATACTACTTTTAAAAATTGTCATGGGCTTTCAGAAGAAGGACATTTAACTAGTGCTTATGATATATCACTTATGTCTAGAGAACTATTGAAGCATGAAAAAATTTTAAAGTATACAGGAACATATATGGAAACTATATCAGAAGGAAGAAAGCAACCTATAGGGTTAGTTAACCATAATAAACTTGTAAGATTTTATAGAGGATGTGACGGATTAAAAACAGGATATACAAGTGAAGCTAAGTATTGCATCTCTGCTACAGCTGTAAGAGATAATATAAGAGTTTTAGCTGTAATCGTTGGAGCACCAACTTATAAGATAAGAAATAGAGATGCAAGTATGCTAATGAATTACGGATTTTCAAAATTTGAATCTAAAAAGGTTTTAACGAAAGATGGAGATGCAGAAAAGATTCCATTAAATAAAAAAGGTGATAAATTTATAATTGCTAAAGCTAGTAAAGACTTCAATGTAATAGTAGAAAGAGGAACAGAAAATAAGATAACAAAAAAATGCGTTCTAAAGCAAGGAGTAAAAGAATACAAGAAAAATCAAGAAGTAGGACACTGTGAAATCTATGTTAATGATAAGCTATATGCAAAGGTTCCTATATATAGTGATAGAGATATTAGACTTAATAATGTATTTGATAATATAAAATATCATCTAATGGATTTATTTGATAAAGCGGTATAACCATAAAAAGTCTGCAGTTTATAAAGCTGTAGACTTTTTGTTTTTTGTATTATAATATAAATAAGTATTTAGTGATAGAAGGGTAAAATTATGGATTTGATTAATAAGCTAAGTAAAGAACAACAATACATAGTAAATTTAATTGTAGGTATATGTCAAAGAAAGAAAGTGGAAGCTTATATAGTAGGTGGAGCAGTTAGAGATATACTTTTGTCTAGTGAAATTAATGATATAGATATTTGTATAACAGAAGATCCTATTAATATAATAAATGAACTATCTAGCATAAAAGAATATAGATACCATAAAGAATTTCAGACCAGCAATATAAAATTTAATAATAATGTAGAAATAGATCTTATAAGATGTAGAAAGGAATCGTATAGTTATAATGGTGCTCTTCCAAACATCATACCATCTAATTTACAAGAGGATCTTTTCAGAAGAGATTTCACTGTAAATGCTATAGCATATAATATTTTAAGTGAAAAAGTCATTGATCCGTATAAAGGCATAGATGATATTAAACTTAAAAAGATTAAAAAAATACATAAAGGTAGCTATACAGAAGATCCTACTAGAATATTTAGAGCTATAAGATATTCAGTAAGGTATAATTTTGAAATTTATGATAAAGAAGAAGTTAAATTAGCCATAAATAATAGAATGATTTTTAATATTAGTAACGATAGAATTATAAGAGAAATATTTTTAATGTGTTCAGAAGAAAATTGGATAGAAAATATAACATTATGTAACTATTGTAATATATTTAGTATAGACTGTAGCTTACTTGGTAAAAAGAATAATTTCTTTGATTATAATAATATAGATGATAGAATTTTAAATTTATTTTCAGCTTTAAGGGATGAAAAATTTGTAGATATTTTTATTAATAACTCTATTTTAAAAAAGCAATTAATCAAAGCCTTTAAAAATTATGTTAATTCAAGACCTACTATTTATAATAAATTATCTACTACATTAGATAACTATGAAATATATAAATTAATTAAAAATTTCACTTTAAACGAAATAAAGCTATTAAGTTTAGAAAAGAAATTCAAATATAAAGCAATAAATTACTTAAACAATTTCATGGGAATAAAGCTTCTTATAACTGGAAAAGATGTAAGTGATTTAGGAGTAAACAATGGGAAACTTATAGGATCGGTAATGCAAATTTTAATAAAATTAAGAATGAATACGTTAATTCCCATAGAAAAAGAGTATCTTATGAGAAATTTAGGAGAGATTTTAAATGACATTGAATATAAAAATTGAGAATTTTGAAGGACCTTTTGATTTGCTTTTACATTTGATTAAAAAAAATGAAATGGATATATATGATATTAAGATTTATGAGATTACTACTCAATATTTAAAGTATTTAGATAACATGAAGGAAGTAGACCTTGAAATTACATCTGAATTTATTGTTATGGCAGCAACTTTACTTGAAATAAAATCTAGAATGCTTCTTCCAAAAGTTAAAGATGAAGAAAATGAGGAGGAGAATGATCCTAGAAAAGAACTAATAACCAAGTTGATAGAATATAAGAAATATAAGATGGCTGCTGAATTTTTAGAAAAAAAGGAAGAGAAAGTAGGCATTGTTTTTAAGAAAAAGCCTGAAATAATAGAAGAGAAAAAGGATAAAACTAAAGATGAGGATATATTAAAAGATATAACAATTCTAAAATTATTCAATTTGTATAATGGATTAATATCTACATATAGAAACAAAATGAATACTGAAAATGCAATGGATAAAGAGATACCCTTAGATAAATTTAAAATTGAGGATAAAATGGCTGAAATCACTAATAAGATAATAGAAAATAAAAAGTTATATTTCTCTAGAATTATAAATAATTGTTCAAGCAAAATTGAAAAAGTAGTTACTTTTTTAGCATTATTAGAACTTATAAGATTAAGAGTGGTGTCTGTAGTACAAGAAAATAACTTTAAAGAAATATATGTAGAGGAGATAAGTGTTAATGAACGTTAATGACATAAATCAAGTTGAAATGAATGAAGCATCTACTAAAGAAAGATATTTTTCAATAATAGAATCTTTACTTTTTGTAAGTGGAGAACCATTAGCTTATAAAGAAATAGCTTCAATTATAAATTGTAGTGAAACTTATACTAAAGATTTATTAGAACAATTTAGGGAAAAATATGAATTAGAAGATAGAGGATTAACCCTTATAAATATTAATGATGAGTATATGTTTGTAACAAAGTCTGAAAATAGCGATTACATACAAAAACTTTTAAAAACCAATTCTAGACAAGGTTTGTCTAAAGCAGCTTTAGAGACCCTTGCAATAGTAGTTTATAGACAACCTATAACAAGAATAGAGATTGACGAAATTAGGGGGGTTAAGAGTGATAAGGCTATTCAAACTTTAAGCGAAAAAAATTTAATTAAAGAGGCAGGAAGAAAAAAAGTTCCTGGAAGACCAATTATGTACGCAACAACAGATGAATTTTTAAAACATTTTGGTCTTGAAAATTTAAATCAAATGCCTCTTTTAGAGAGTTTTATAGATTATGATAAAGCATCAACATCTATTGAAGAAGAAACTACTATGTCTGTAGAGGAATAGTAATACTATTCCTCTACAGTTACTTCTCTTTTTAACTCCTGTTCAACTGCATCTTTAATTTCTTGTTTAATTTCTTCTTTGTTTTTTTTGCAAGATTTTTGAGAAAATGAGTTTTTTAATGTATCAATTATCTGAGGAATACTATCTACAAGTTTATCATATGTATTCTTTTGATTAACAGGAAGGAGTCTTATCATGTCTCCCTTTATAACTAAAAAGGCTATAGGCTTTACAGTAACTCCAGAACCGGATCCACCACCAAAAGGATATTTTATATCAGTAGAGGGAACATTTTTTTGGTAAAATTCACTTCCACCAGCAGCAAACCCTAAAGATACACAAGATATAGGAATGATTAGAGTTCCGTCCTTTGTTTCAATAGTATCACCTACTATAGTGTTAACATCAATCATATCTTTCAAATTTTCTAATGTGCTTTTCATTAGACCTTCTATAGGATGATTATCCAATTAAATTACCTCCTTTGGTTTTAAAGAAATTTTATATTTAAATTTTAATGATAAAAACAATATAAGACTTATGTAGATAATTTTAGCTATATTAATAAAAATTATACTTTTAATATTTATGTATAAGATAGATTTATCAAAATTCGGCTTAATATCCAATTTGAATTTTTTAATATTAAAAGCTGAATCAAATAAATTATATAAAATCGAAGAAAAGCTCCATAGTATACCGTTAAATATCGCTGTTTTTGCAGCATCGTCAAGTCCATAAGTTATATGTAAATCAAAATTTAAATTTGGCTTGAATGGATTTGTTTTTATACTATTCCATATACACATATACTGATTTATAGAATAATTTTTAAATTTATTTGATTTATTTTTTAAGGTTTTTTTTATTTTTTTTCTTGGATATACTTTAATTTTAAACAGATATATTAAAAGGGATGAATTTTTATATCTTATATTTACTAATATAGGAAAAGGAAAAAATATTAAAATTAATATAATTAATAACCAAATCACTGTAAATCCTCCAAATATTATTATAGTTATTATTATTTACCTAATATCTATTTAATATAACAATTATAAAGGAAAACATTACACGATTATTAATTTTATTTTTGAAAAGAATAAGAAATAAAGGTAGGTGAGATTTAAAGTATGAAATTAAAAAATACTATATGTGTATTTTTATGTGCCTTAATTTTTTTTAGTATTCCAGTAAATAGTGTAAAAGCAAATCCAATGTATATTAATGCTAGAAGTGCAATTGCTATAGATAGTAAATCAAAATGTGTATTGTATGAAAAAAATTCAGATATGATAGTGTCTATTGCAAGTACAACAAAGATTATGACTACATTGGTAGCTTTAAAATATGGAAATTTAGATGAAAAGTTTGAAATTTCATCTAATGCAGCAAATATTCATGGTTCAGAAGTAGGATATAAAAAAGGAGAAATGATAACATTAAGAGAGCTTTTATATGGTCTTATGTTAAGATCAGGTAATGATGCTGCTATTGCAATAGCAGAAGGTATGTGCGGTAGTGTAGACGAATTTTCGAAGCTTATGAATGAATATGCTGAGGAAATAGGTGTTACAAATTCTCATTTTGAATCTCCTCATGGATTGGATAGACAATATCATTATTCTACTGCATATGATTTAGCTTTAATAACAGCCAAAGCTAAAGAGGAACCTTTATTTAATAAAATTGTAAGTGTGAAAGATGTAGAAGCTTCAGAACATGGTTTTACTAGAAGCTATCACAATATAAATAAAATATTGTATCAAATTCCTGATGCTAATGGTGTTAAAACTGGGTACACAGGTGATGCAGGTAAGTGTCTAGTTAGTTCTGTAGATATGGGAGAAGATGACATTATTATAGTGGTACTTAATTGTACTCCACGATGGAGTGAAACAAAAAAGATATATGATTATATAAAAAATAATTATGAATTTAAAAAAGTAGTAAATAAAGATCAAATTATAGAAAAATATAATTATGATGAAAATAAACAGGTAAGTTTAATAAGTGATGAGGATATAATTCTTCCTTTTAAGAAGGGGGAAAATTATGAAACAAAAGTAATAAAACCTAAGGTTATAAATTCAACTATATATCCAGAAGATTATTTTGGTAAATTTGTATTATATAAAAATGGCGAAGCTATTTTTCAGAAAGATTTAAAATGCAAAATAGATGACAAATCTTCTTCTAAACGTAGAAATATATTTAAAAGTATATTTAAATAAGATAAAGTCAAAAATTCACTTATTGTATCTTATGTTTTTAAATTGTTGAGTTAGTATAATTGAAACTAAATCTTATTATGATGAAACTCAACAATTTAAAAACATATTCTAAGATTACTAAGTTTTCAAAACTTAAATGCTAAATACAAATTACTACTCTATACTTAAGTACGTGCAAGCTAGTATACATTTAAAAATTAGGATAAAGATCAAAGCTTTGAACAACCATGGAATCTTTATTATTAACAGGTTTCCATAGTTGAATTTTTGTTATTTGTCCAGTTTTTTGAAAGTTATTTTCATGGGCAATAATACAAGCATTAGAAAAATCCTCTTCTGACCAATCTCTTTTAGCAAAGTAAGGATTAGCTAGGGAGATATGCAAATCCCAATCATCTATATTTTCACGTACACTAAATTTATTAGATTTTAAAGTAGAATTTATATCAAGTATAAGATTCATTATATAATTATTTTTTTCAACCTTTAAATTTACAGACTTATATGGAGGATTGAAACAAATAGCGCCATCAATATTAATAGAAAATTTATTGTATTTTCTTAGTATGTTGTCTAGAACTGGTAAAAGATTGTTCATATCTGGGTCTGTAATAACTTCTAAAGTTACATGAAGAACAGGCAAATCAGTATATAAGTCAAATTTATCCGAAAGGTACTTTTGAATTTTCTCTACAGCTTTATAAGATCGTTTATCTAATAATCCAACTAAGTAATATATCATACACTACTCCTTCTATTTTATGGCGTATATACTTATTTTATATAATTTTTAGAACAAGTTTTAAGTTTAAAATAGAAATTTATATTATTATAACATAATTTATTCAATAGTTAATTTAATATATGAGATTTAAATATTAAATGTAACTTTAAAATTAGTACAATCTAAAAAATAATTAATGTGAAATTAATACATATTATAATAGATAACGAATATAAATTATATGTAAGATCTATTATAATGGGGGAATAAAAATGAGGCTTGGACTTAATTATAAAAATGGTAAAAGAGAGATATTTAATGAAAACGATACAAAAAGTGTAATAGCGGGAATTAATTATCTGAAATTAATTAAATATATAAAAGGTTCAAAAAAGGTTGAAGGAAAAGTTATAAAAATTTTAGATAAGGATATAAATATAGATGAATTAAGGTCTATTGAAATAATATTAATATAAGAATAGTTTTAAAAAAATTTGAAATGAAAGGTTTTAACCAAGTGTAAAAAACAATATTTATTTAAAACAAAGTATAATGTGAATTACAATGCTCCTTAAAAGGGGCATTTATTTATATGTAGATATGTTTTATAATTATAGATATGGTATTATAAGAATAGTGTTTTTTTATATAGGAGGCAGAAATGCAAGCAGAAGAAATTTTAAAAAGGTATTATGGATATAGTGAATTTAGAAAAGGCCAGAAGGAGATTATAGATAGTATATTGGAAGGTAGAAGAGATACTTTTGCTATCATGCCAACTGGAGGTGGAAAATCTCTTTGCTACCAAATACCTGCAGTAATGATGAAAGGTCTTACTATTGTTATATCTCCATTGATTTCTCTCATGAAAGATCAAGTAGATTCTTTAAATAGTTTAGGTATATCGGCAGGAGTTATAAATAGTAGTCAAAGTATAAATGAAGTAAAAGACACGATACATAAAGCCGCTTTTGGAAAATTGAAACTTTTATATGTAGCTCCAGAAAGGTTGGAGGTAGAATCTTTTTATAGATTATTTGAGACTTTAAATGTCTCTCAAATTGCTGTAGATGAAGCTCATTGTGCTTCACAATGGGGTCATGATTTTAGAGGAAGTTATAGATCAATTGCTCCCTTCATTAAGAGATTTAATCCAAGGCCAGTTATATCTGCCTTTACAGCAACAGCAACTACAGATGTTAGAGAAGATGTTATAAATCTTTTAACATTAAATAAGCCTAATGTCTTTGTAACAGGATTTGATAGAGAAAATCTTTCTTTTTCTGTTATAAAAAATGAAAATAAAGAAAAGTTTATATTGAAATATTTAGATGACAATGAAGAAAAATCTGGTATAATTTATGCATCAACTCGGAAAGAAGTAGATAACCTATTCAATATGCTTAGTAAAAAAGGTCACTCTGTGGGCAAATATCATGCTGGTATGAGTGACAATGAAAGAGAAAAAAGTCAAGAAGAGTTTTTATATGATGATATTAAAATAATGGTGGCTACAAATGCATTTGGAATGGGAATAGATAAATCCAATGTTAGGTTTGTCATTCATTATAATATGCCTAAAAATATTGAGGCTTACTACCAAGAAGCAGGAAGAGCGGGAAGAGACGGAGAAAGTGGAGAATGTATTTTATTATTTGGTCCAAGAGATACTATTCTTCAAAAATATTTTATTGAACAAACAGTTTTTAATGAAGAAAGAAAGATAAATGAATATAGAAAGCTTCAATCAATGGTGGATTACTGCCACACTACTAGATGCTTAAGGAAGTACATATTAGAATATTTTGGAGAAGAAAATATTAAAGATACTTGTGATAATTGCAGTAATTGTAATAGTGACAGTGAAATTATTGATATTACGATAGAAGCTCAAAAAATATTTTCTTGTATATATAGAATGAGAGAAAGATATGGTGTTACTCTCATAGCAGAAGTTCTTAGAGGGTCTAAAAATCAAAAAGTATTGAACTTAAATTTTGATAAATTGTCTACTTATGCAATCATGAAAAATTACACAATAAATGGTATAAAAGACTTGATAAATGTACTTATTGCAGAGGATTATTTAAATTTAACAGAAGAGGAATTTGCAGTAGTTAAACTTAAAAATAAAGCAATAGAAGTTCTTAAAAATAAACAAAAAGTTACACAAAAGGTTTATAAGAAAAAAGAAAAACTTCAAGTGGATACATCCTTATTTGATATGCTTCGTGATGTTAGAAAGAAAATTGCTCAAAGAGAAGCTGTTCCACCATATATAGTATTTGCTGATACTTCCCTAAAGGATATGAGTGAAAAGATACCTTTAAATAAAGAAGAAATGTTAAATATTAAAGGGGTAGGGGAAAAGAAATTTGAAAGATATGGTGAAGAGTTTTTAAATGTTTTAATAGAGTATAACAATGAAAATAAAATTAGAAACTCTGAAGACATTGCAATAACTCAAGAAGGTAAAGAAAAAGATGATAAAATACCAAGTCATGTTGTAACTTTAAATATGTATAATGAAGGCAAGTCTTTAGATGAAATTTCACAAAGAAGAGGTTTAAAACTCCTTACTGTGCAAGATCACTTGATGAGATGTGGCTTGGAAGGATTAGAAGTAAATTGGGATATATTTATTCCCCAAAAGTATGAAAAGCTTATCTTAGAAAAGATTCAAGAAGCTGCTACTGATAGACTTAAACCTATTAAGGAATTGTTGCCAGATGAAGTGGATTACAATGCTATAAAAGCGGTTTTATGTAAATACAAAAATGCACAATAGAAAACTGCGTAGTAGTAATAAAAGAAAATATTCTATAGCCCATATTTATTCATGAAAAAACTAGGGAAAAAGTAAGTTAAAAATATAGACACAATTGATGGAATTTAGAAATGAAATAAAAACGCCAATAAAAATTAACATTTATTGGCGTTTTCATTATACATATGTGAATTTTGTATTTTAACCAAATTTTTTTCTATATCCACACTTTCTACAGAGTTCTTCAACGGCTTCTCGCTTTGAAAAACCATTAAAAATATTATTAGAACGGTTACTTTCTATTATTTGTGAAAAATGATTCTCATTTATGTTTCCAAGATTAAGAACTCCCTCACCATCGAGGCAGCAAGGTACAACAGTTCCGTCTACAAGTATAGCTATTTGATTTCTAAGCCCATAACAAAAACCTTTGCCATCATCTTCTTCCTCTTTTAAATCAGGCCACTTAAATTCATTATCTTGATTTAAATATATCCTATCAGATAGTTTAATGCCTCTACCTGGAAGTATTTTCTCTTCAATTTTATAATCTAGGTTAAACTCTTTCTCAATTATTTCAAGCAATTCATGATTTTTTTTCTTTTGAAGATTTAGTATATTATTTTTATCTAGGTTCCATAATCTTAAAGATACTAATATGTCTGTTTTTTTATTAGCTTCATTTACAAATAAGAGAATATTATTTATATATTCATCTTTATTTTTAGAGTCTTCATTTCCGTCAAAACTATGTAATGAAAAATTGACTTGTCTTAATGCTGGCTTCGTAATTATCATATCTTTAACTTTATTTATAAGCGTTCCATTAGTGGTTATATTAACTTTAAAACCTTTTTCATGACTTAAATCTAAAAATTTATCTATTTCAGGGTGAAGAAGAGGTTCTCCTTTTACATGAAAATATACATATTTACCATGAGGTTTTATCTCGTCTAATATCTTACTAAAAGTTTCTAATTTCATGAATTCAGGTTTCCGTTTGGTTTGTGGACAAAATTTACATGCCAGATTACATACATTTGTGATTTCAATATATATTTTTTTGAATTTTTTCATTAATCTATGCTCCAATTCTAGTTATGTTTTATTACTGCTTAGTATGAATACTATGATATATGTACTACACAAATAAATCAATAGTTCTTTGGGGATATTTAAGTAAACTGTTTTGTGAATTAATAATATATTATTTATTATCAATTTTTTTATTAATTTGATCTAGTTTTAATTCAATTTCTTGAAGATATAACTTTAATATATCAATTTTATCTTCAATTCTCTTAATATCTTTCGGTACTTCGAAAGTAACTTTGTAAATAAAGTATCCCAATACTAATAATATTAAAAATGTCTCTGCCATCTTGAATTCATCCTTTCCTTATAATTTGATTCATTTACCATAAGAATTTAGTAATTATATATATTATAAAATAATTATATTAATTTACAATATAATCAAATAATGTATAATGATAAGTATAGCGATTTAATCAATGGGGGGATTAATTTGAAAAATATTTTAAAGTACATACCTGGTTTTAGGACAGGACAAAAATGGAAGATGATAATTGCGTTAATTTATTATTTGATTGCATTATTAGATTTAACAAATGGTTTTAACTTATTTCTAATTAGAATTATCATGCCTTTTATATTTTTTAGCTTTGTGAATATTTTTAAACTTCGTAATTATTGGAGAGAAGCTTTTAGAGAAAAAGGGGAGGCTAGGATAAAAGTCAATGCAGCTTTAATTAAATGTATCGGATTTATAATAGTTCTATTTGTAGCATTTGCTACATTACCTACAACCAAAAACAATAGTTTAGTTTCAGATAATAATAAAGAAACTAAAGATGTTCAGACAACAACAGTTACGAATGAAAAAAATATTGAAACTACAGACAATAAAATGCTATCTTCCAATACGCAGACTAGTTTTGAAAGTGATAATTCAAAAGAAAGTACTATAGATACTAAAGAAAGTAGTACAGATACTCAAGATAATAAGATAGTACCTACTAAACCTGAAGTAAAAAATTCTAAAAATAACGTAACTATAAAAAATAATGAGCCTCTTAAGAAAACTCAAAAAAAGCAAAATGTTACTAAAAAATCTGTGAAGAAAAGTAGACAAGTTTGGTTATCGGAAACAGGAAAGAAATATCATTCAATTTCTAACTGTGGAAGAATGAATCCTAATAGAGCAAGAAAGGTTTCAATAGAAGAAGCAGAATCATTAGGACGTGGTCCTTGTTCAAAATGTATGTAAAAACTATGATTGAACATAAAAATGTCTTCAAGTTTGAAAAAATAGAAGGAGTAACCTAACCTTGGAAAGGCATTAGAAATATAAAAATTTTAATAGAAATGTTAAGTATGGTACCTGAAATAAGGTACTATTATTTTTTATTTTAAACTTTTATCTAATGATACTAATCATTTTGTTAAACACTCTAAAAGAGATGATTTTAAATAAACTAGTCGCACAAGTTCTCATGGAATTCCAGAAAGAGGCGTATAATTATTGAATGGAATTATATAAAAATAAAAAGAATCCTTAAGAAAGAGAAACAGAGGATTAATATATAAAATTAGATTACAATTAATACACTTATCAGATAAAAATTAACTTATGGCTAAATAATAATATTTATACGAAGTAACAGGCTAGCATATCTGTTAGCCTGCTCTTTATTTAGTAATATAGGATAATGCTGGTTGAGGGGATGTAGGTTGATTTGTGTGAAAAGCCAATTTACCTACATTCCTACAAGTTTCTGTATATCTGTTATGTTTTTCATTACAGTTATTAGTATTTATATTATTGTTATACTAGTCCTTCTCCTAATATTCCAGTTAAATTTAATCTATCTATTCTTGATTTAATTTCTTCTATATCAATTGTATATAAGCTTTGTTCTTTCATTCGGGTAAAATATTCTGCACCTGCAAATGTATATCTATTTCGTCTGCCTTCTTTTGTCATCATCTTATAGTTAGCATAAGCAATTATATCTCCTATAGCGATACTTCTTGGAAGAATAAGCATTGGCATACCTAAAAAATATCTAACTGCATTATGACCAGCAAGAGAACCTGTGCATATTGCTTCTGTATGACCAACGAATAGTCCTGCTTTTTCTCCAGCACAAAATAAATTATCTATTCCTTTTACTTTCATGTCATCTGTTCTTGGAGCTACTGAAAGATATCTTATAGAGTTTCCTTTTCCACCTGCATAAGGATCAATATATTTTGCAGACTCAAAACCCTTAATTTTTCTTAATTTATCTAAAGGATAATAGGTGGTCATAAGTTTTACGTGACCTGTATCTAACAATATCAAATTCTCAGCAAATTCTTTTAAGGCATACTGCTGACATACCTTAACTTTAAGTTTATCAAGATTTATATCTTCCGGAGGTATCTTAGCTATATATACACCTGTTTCTTCTAGTTCTTTTATTATACCCTTATCTAAACTTTCTTTACAAAGCTTACATGAACCACTAAAAGCTCCAAATACATCAACGTCTCTTTCGCCTTGAAGATCTTCAATACCTGCTCTAGCGCTAATACTAACTCTTGGGCCAAAAGCTGGACATCTTAATACACACATAGAACATCCGTTACCGTAACGCAAACAATTTCCCATAGGCCCAGTAGAACCAGTTGTTTCGATAAATACATCTCCATCTATATAAGAACCATCACACAAATATATACCTTTTATCTTTGTACCTTCTTTTTCTACATCAACTATTCGTTTTGTAAAATTTAACTCTACACCTAAGTTTTTTAAGTAGTTTCTAACTTCAGGCTCAATTTTATTTACATCATAAAGCCATGCATGTTTGTGACCGGGGAAATCAATATTTTTATGTCTACTATTTTTATCTGTTAAATGTATTAAGTCTCCTGCTCCTAGAGCAATCAGCTCTTCTGATGCTGTAAATCTTCCGTTGTTCCTCATAATCCCGCCGACATTACCTAATCCTAGTAACATATCTGTTTTTTCATAAATACTTACTTGAGCGCCAGCTTTTTTAGCTGTAATTGCTGCTGCACATCCAGACCATCCACCACCTATTATTATAACCTTCATATTAACCTTCTCCCTTCAAATATATATTTAGGGTCTGTTTGAATTTTACAAAGTCTTTTTACTCTATGGCCTTTAAATCTAGAAGTACATGCTCCACATATTCCTTCGCCACAGCACATTTTTGCATTATTGCAACAAGAGTAATTTATTCTGTCATCTAAAAATTCCATTACTTTATAAATTAAAATATCAGGTCCTGCACAATGTACTAAATTTATGTTTTCATTAGCTAATAGTTTATTTAAATGTTCCTTTAAATCATTTGTTATTTCACCATTTTCAAAAGTATTACATTCCACTATCTTTACACTACAAAGCTCCAAGTAATCTTTTATAAAAATGTTATTATAATTTGCTTTGTCAATAATAGCTATTATTTTGTTGCCATTAGAATAAAGTTTTTTCATAACGGGTATCATAGGAGCCTGCCCTATACCCCTTGCAATTATAATAGATACAGCATCTTTACTTTCGTAAACATGCCTTAGTCCAAATACTCCATTCCAGAAAGGTCCTTTTACCAAGATATCTTCATTTTCATTAATTTCATCTATCTTTTTGGTTTTTGTACCTTTTACTTCTAAA from Clostridium sp. MB40-C1 includes these protein-coding regions:
- a CDS encoding 2'-5' RNA ligase family protein; amino-acid sequence: MIYYLVGLLDKRSYKAVEKIQKYLSDKFDLYTDLPVLHVTLEVITDPDMNNLLPVLDNILRKYNKFSINIDGAICFNPPYKSVNLKVEKNNYIMNLILDINSTLKSNKFSVRENIDDWDLHISLANPYFAKRDWSEEDFSNACIIAHENNFQKTGQITKIQLWKPVNNKDSMVVQSFDLYPNF
- a CDS encoding D-alanyl-D-alanine carboxypeptidase family protein yields the protein MKLKNTICVFLCALIFFSIPVNSVKANPMYINARSAIAIDSKSKCVLYEKNSDMIVSIASTTKIMTTLVALKYGNLDEKFEISSNAANIHGSEVGYKKGEMITLRELLYGLMLRSGNDAAIAIAEGMCGSVDEFSKLMNEYAEEIGVTNSHFESPHGLDRQYHYSTAYDLALITAKAKEEPLFNKIVSVKDVEASEHGFTRSYHNINKILYQIPDANGVKTGYTGDAGKCLVSSVDMGEDDIIIVVLNCTPRWSETKKIYDYIKNNYEFKKVVNKDQIIEKYNYDENKQVSLISDEDIILPFKKGENYETKVIKPKVINSTIYPEDYFGKFVLYKNGEAIFQKDLKCKIDDKSSSKRRNIFKSIFK
- the recQ gene encoding DNA helicase RecQ, which produces MQAEEILKRYYGYSEFRKGQKEIIDSILEGRRDTFAIMPTGGGKSLCYQIPAVMMKGLTIVISPLISLMKDQVDSLNSLGISAGVINSSQSINEVKDTIHKAAFGKLKLLYVAPERLEVESFYRLFETLNVSQIAVDEAHCASQWGHDFRGSYRSIAPFIKRFNPRPVISAFTATATTDVREDVINLLTLNKPNVFVTGFDRENLSFSVIKNENKEKFILKYLDDNEEKSGIIYASTRKEVDNLFNMLSKKGHSVGKYHAGMSDNEREKSQEEFLYDDIKIMVATNAFGMGIDKSNVRFVIHYNMPKNIEAYYQEAGRAGRDGESGECILLFGPRDTILQKYFIEQTVFNEERKINEYRKLQSMVDYCHTTRCLRKYILEYFGEENIKDTCDNCSNCNSDSEIIDITIEAQKIFSCIYRMRERYGVTLIAEVLRGSKNQKVLNLNFDKLSTYAIMKNYTINGIKDLINVLIAEDYLNLTEEEFAVVKLKNKAIEVLKNKQKVTQKVYKKKEKLQVDTSLFDMLRDVRKKIAQREAVPPYIVFADTSLKDMSEKIPLNKEEMLNIKGVGEKKFERYGEEFLNVLIEYNNENKIRNSEDIAITQEGKEKDDKIPSHVVTLNMYNEGKSLDEISQRRGLKLLTVQDHLMRCGLEGLEVNWDIFIPQKYEKLILEKIQEAATDRLKPIKELLPDEVDYNAIKAVLCKYKNAQ
- a CDS encoding radical SAM/SPASM domain-containing protein; this encodes MKKFKKIYIEITNVCNLACKFCPQTKRKPEFMKLETFSKILDEIKPHGKYVYFHVKGEPLLHPEIDKFLDLSHEKGFKVNITTNGTLINKVKDMIITKPALRQVNFSLHSFDGNEDSKNKDEYINNILLFVNEANKKTDILVSLRLWNLDKNNILNLQKKKNHELLEIIEKEFNLDYKIEEKILPGRGIKLSDRIYLNQDNEFKWPDLKEEEDDGKGFCYGLRNQIAILVDGTVVPCCLDGEGVLNLGNINENHFSQIIESNRSNNIFNGFSKREAVEELCRKCGYRKKFG
- a CDS encoding FAD-dependent oxidoreductase translates to MKVIIIGGGWSGCAAAITAKKAGAQVSIYEKTDMLLGLGNVGGIMRNNGRFTASEELIALGAGDLIHLTDKNSRHKNIDFPGHKHAWLYDVNKIEPEVRNYLKNLGVELNFTKRIVDVEKEGTKIKGIYLCDGSYIDGDVFIETTGSTGPMGNCLRYGNGCSMCVLRCPAFGPRVSISARAGIEDLQGERDVDVFGAFSGSCKLCKESLDKGIIKELEETGVYIAKIPPEDINLDKLKVKVCQQYALKEFAENLILLDTGHVKLMTTYYPLDKLRKIKGFESAKYIDPYAGGKGNSIRYLSVAPRTDDMKVKGIDNLFCAGEKAGLFVGHTEAICTGSLAGHNAVRYFLGMPMLILPRSIAIGDIIAYANYKMMTKEGRRNRYTFAGAEYFTRMKEQSLYTIDIEEIKSRIDRLNLTGILGEGLV